The uncultured Roseibium sp. DNA segment TTTCGATGATTACGCCACCAAGATGCGGATCGAAACCCGGTTTAAATCGACGATCCAGATCCCGGAGGAAAACAGTCTCGCGGCGCTGGAGGTAATGAGTCGGTTTGCCATCGACCCCAGGTGGTTGATCTATCTGCCGCCCACCATGGCCGCGTGCCCGACCACGCCCGAGGGGCCGTTTTTGGAGCACCCGGAACAGGCGATAATGCATTATGTCGACCGCGGAGCGGTAGATCTCGTTGCGGAAGAAAAACACATGGGTTCTCGAGCCCTCCTGGTCATTGCCAGGGATCGTGATGCTGCCGCGCGCCGGTTCGGTGTCGAAGACGGCAAGGCGGGGGTAATTTACACCAGAACCGGCCGGCCGTTCTTCAAGGATGACGAGCAGGAAGCAGCCATTGTCACCCGCATCAGCCAGGCGATGGACGCGTCCGGACTATGGAGCGATCTCCAGACAGACTGGGTTCTTCTCGATGCGGAACTCATGCCCTGGTCCGCGAAGGCTCAGGATCTGCTCAGGAGCCAATATCTGCCGATGGTCGCAGCCGCCTCCCATTCGGCGACCGCCTTGATGGAAGCCATTAACAAGGCACCGGGTATCGAAGGTCTGGAGACGCTTGAGGACATGTCCGCAATCCAGCTTTCCAATGCAGCGGCAATGGGCAAGACCATCGACGGGTATTGCTGGGATGCGGCAACGATCGAAGACTATAAAATCGCGCCGTTCCATATTCTCGCCTCAGAGGGGCAGGTGTTTACAAACAAGCCCCACACCTGGCACATGGAGACGCTCGGTCGTCTGGCGGAGCAGGAGACGCTCCTGCAGGCGACAGGCTGGCGGCGCTTTGACGGATCAAATGCGTCGGATCGGGCGTCCATATGTGACTGGTGGCTGGATCACACGGGGGCGGGAGGCGAAGGAATGGTGATCAAACCGACCGGTTTTCTCGCCTATGGTGGACGGGGTCTCCTTCAGCCTGCAATGAAGGTCCGTGGCAGGGACTACCTTCGGATTATTTACGGACCTGATTACGACATGCCGGCCAATATCGAACGCCTTCGCGAGCGCGGGCTGGGCCGAAAGTTCTCGCTGGCCGAGCGCGAGTTCAAACTCGGCCTGGAGGGGCTGTATCGGTTTGTGGAGAGGCAGCCCCTGTCAAAGGTTCATGCCTGCGCGCTTGCCGTCCTGGCGCTGGAAAGCGAGCCGGTGGATCCGAGACTGTAGCGCCCTGCCGGTTTCGAATGGTCGCCCCTTTCCGGTCTGAAACTCGAGCCTCTGGTGCGGTTTCCGTATTTCCAAGCGGGGGTGCTTGAGGGCTTTGGAATCTTCCTTTTCCTCCTTGCCGCCGGAGACGAAGCGCCTGCCTGCATTGCATACAAGTCCGCAGAAAGTATTGTCCGGCTGCGTGGGAGCGATTTATGAAACGGTGTCTAATGCTGGATGTCGACGGGGTCATCGTCAACGGTCGCCCGGAGGACGGGCGGTCCTGGGCCACCGACATCGAACGGGATCTAGGCGTGGCTCCGGATCGGCTGCAGGCTGTCTTCTTTGCTCCCCATTGGGCCGATATCGTGACGGGCCGAAAGAACCTCCTCGACGTGCTCGAAGCTTGCCTGCCGGCGCTTTCGCCGACCGTTACCGCACAGGCATTTATCGATTATTGGTTTGAGAGGGATTCCTGCGTGGATGAAGCCCTTCTGGCGGAATGCGATGAGCTTCGACGGCGGGGCCTGCGCATTTTTCTCGCAACCAACCAGGAGCACATGAGGGCGCGCCATCTCATGGATCGTCTCGCGCTTGGAAAACACGTCGACGGGATGGTGTATTCGGCTCAGGTTGCCGCGCAAAAACCTCAGCGGGCGTTTTTCGACGCGGCCGCGATGAGCAGCGGTTCATCTCCAGAAGATATTGTTCTGGTGGATGACACGAAAGCCAATGTGGAGGCGGCTCTTGAAGCGGGTTGGCAGGCGATCCACTGGTCCAAGGGATCGAGCCTGCTGGACATCTTGGAAAACAGGCAGGTCGGGCAGGCATCCTCCCGGCATGGCGGATAGCGTATTGGTTCCGGGGCCTCTTAAATCTTGTAACTCTGGTGCAGTTTCGGCATTTCCACGCGGGTGTGTTTGAGGGCCTTGGCGAAGCTTTCCTTTTTTTCCTGTTCGCCGTGAACCAGGAAGGTAATCTCCGGCTTGCCGGCCTGGCGGTGCCAGGCGAGCAGTTCGGAGCGCCCGGCGTGGGCGGAGAAGCCGTTGATGGTGTGGATCTTGGCCTTGACCGGGATCTCCTTGCCCCACAGGCGGACGGAACGGGCGCCGTCAACGATGATGCGGGCCAGTGTGCCTTGTGCGGCGAAGCCGACGAAGATGACGCTGCAGTCAGAATGGGCGAGATTGTGGCGCAGGTGGTGGCGGACGCGGCCGCCGGTGCACATGCCGGAACCGGCCATGAGGATCGCGCCGGAACGAACCCGGTTGAGCGCCATCGATTCAGACGTCTCGCGGGTGAAGCGCAGGTTGGGAAGCTTGAACGGGTCCTGGCCGCTGTTCAGCATTCTTGCGACATCGGTGCGCATGGCTTCCGGATGGCGGCGGAAGATCTGGGTCGCGGAAATTGCCATGGGCGAATCCAGGAACACATGCAGCCAGTCTGGGATTTCCTTCCGTTCCATGCCTTCGCGCAGGTAGAACAGGAGTTCCTGAGCACGCTCCAGGGCGAAGGTGGGGATGATTACATTGCCGCCGCGCTCCTGGGCATCTCGCACGGCGTCGTAGAACTCGTCGACGGACGCCTTCAGCGGGCGGTGGTCACGGTCGCCATAGGTGGTTTCCATGACCACGATATCGACATTGGACGGTGCCTGGTTGTCGCTTAGCAACGGCCTTTCGTCCGGACCGAGGTCGCCGGAAAAGAGAACGGGTCTCTTGTGGCCCTCTTCCTCCAGTTCCAGGAGAATGCTGGCCGAGCCGAGGATATGGCCGGCATCGACGAAGGTGGCAGTGATGTGGCGGCCCAGGTGGATCGGCTTGTCGTAATGGGCGTCGCGGCCGAACCGATCCATGGCATCGAAGGCGTCCATGGTGTCGTAGAGCGGTTCGCTGTCCTTGCTGTGGTTGCCGTGGCGCCGCCGCCGTTTAGCCTCTTCCTCGTGCAGGTGAGCCGAATCGAGCATGACCAGGCGGGCCAGGTCGCGGGTAGCGGCGGTGCAGATGATTTCGCCCCGGAAACCCTGTTTCACCAGCAGCGGAATTCGGCCGCAGTGATCGAGATGGGCGTGGGTCAGGAGCAGAACATCGATCTGGCGTGGATCGAAACCGAAGGGTGCGGCATTGTCCTCGTTCAATTCGTGCCCCCCCTGGAACATGCCGCAATCGACCAGGATCTTCTTGCCGGCGCAGGTGATCATGTGGCAGGAGCCGGTCACGCCTTCCGCCGCTCCGTGAAACGAAATCTCCATGTCCGGC contains these protein-coding regions:
- a CDS encoding HAD-IA family hydrolase, with protein sequence MKRCLMLDVDGVIVNGRPEDGRSWATDIERDLGVAPDRLQAVFFAPHWADIVTGRKNLLDVLEACLPALSPTVTAQAFIDYWFERDSCVDEALLAECDELRRRGLRIFLATNQEHMRARHLMDRLALGKHVDGMVYSAQVAAQKPQRAFFDAAAMSSGSSPEDIVLVDDTKANVEAALEAGWQAIHWSKGSSLLDILENRQVGQASSRHGG
- a CDS encoding MBL fold metallo-hydrolase, with the translated sequence MEISFHGAAEGVTGSCHMITCAGKKILVDCGMFQGGHELNEDNAAPFGFDPRQIDVLLLTHAHLDHCGRIPLLVKQGFRGEIICTAATRDLARLVMLDSAHLHEEEAKRRRRHGNHSKDSEPLYDTMDAFDAMDRFGRDAHYDKPIHLGRHITATFVDAGHILGSASILLELEEEGHKRPVLFSGDLGPDERPLLSDNQAPSNVDIVVMETTYGDRDHRPLKASVDEFYDAVRDAQERGGNVIIPTFALERAQELLFYLREGMERKEIPDWLHVFLDSPMAISATQIFRRHPEAMRTDVARMLNSGQDPFKLPNLRFTRETSESMALNRVRSGAILMAGSGMCTGGRVRHHLRHNLAHSDCSVIFVGFAAQGTLARIIVDGARSVRLWGKEIPVKAKIHTINGFSAHAGRSELLAWHRQAGKPEITFLVHGEQEKKESFAKALKHTRVEMPKLHQSYKI